From the genome of Desulfosoma sp.:
GACACGCAGCTTCAAAGCCCATCATCCTAGGCACTGCTCCCCGTCGAACAACCTCGTTACGGGCTTTCGGAAGAGGGAACTTCTTGAGGTTCCTTAAGCGGTAAAATGAAATAGATGGTGTTGCCGTACTTTTTCGGTTCGCACCCCACTTCACCACCGTGAATCTCGACCACGTTTTTGACGAAATGAAGACCATGACCCGTGCCTCTTTCACGACCCACATTGGAGGCTCGAAACCCTTCATCAAAGAGCCTCTTCGCCTCCTCGGCAGAAAGAGGCTGACCGGTGGTAAAGATGCTGAATTGAACCCCGTGCACCCCTTCACCGAAATGGTTCTTCAAAATTTTTCGGTGATAGGAAACAAACTTGATCTTTTGCCCTCGAGAGTCTTCCACTTCCCGAGTGTACTTGAGGGCGTTGGAAAAAAGATTTTCAAATACCTGAGAAATCAGCCCCTTATCCACAAGGAGCGTCACCTCTTCGTCGGGAATATCTTCCAGCTTGTTGTCCACCATGATGCCTGCCTTGGCAAACAGCGGCTGGTAACGCTCCAAAATAGGCTGAATGATCTCCGTTCTAAAATTGCATGGCTGTCGACGCAAAACATAGGTGCCTTTCTCAAAATGATCCCGCCGCAGCAAGGTTTCCAGAAAAAGACTGGAATGTTCATAATGCTTCTTTAAGGCCTGATACTCTTCCTCCAAAACGTCGTTGTGGGTGGCCAAACTGTGATACAGCTCGCATAGTTCTCGACAAAGGCTGCTGTCATCCGTTTGAATGAACATAATAAGGTCTCGAAGCTCTTCCTGGACCTTTCGATAATCTTCTAGGGATTTCTTCAGGCGGATCAGAAAAAGTTTGTAATAAAGATTCGGAGAAATGACATTGTGCTCAATATCCGCGACCAGTTGATTGATGAATTTTATGTGCTGAATGTTTTGTTGAAACAGCAGTTTTTGATGCAGGTTATACCCTATGCGGTTGCTGAATTTTTCCAGAAAAAAAAGCTCTTTTTCATCAATGCGTTCTTTGGGGTAGATTTCAAAGAGCCCGAGAATGGGGCTTTGACCGGTTAAGGGAAGCCATTGGGTTAGAGCCACATTGCCGCGAATGGGAAGAATATAGGAATGGTCCGTTTCCGCAATGTTTTCGGATAAAGTCGGGACACCTCGGGTTCGTTCCCTTCCCTCGATGAGGCCCTCTTCACTGGTGCAGACTTTTTCCAGTCGACCTGTCTTGTGATCCAACACATAGAGACGGCTTTCCAAGCCGAAAAATTCTTTGGGCACCGTGATGCAGATCAGGTAAAGGTTTTCCAAGCTGGTGAATTCTTGAGCCAAGTCAAAAAAAGTGGCGAAGGCTTCTTCCTGAAGTCTTTCAAAATTGTAGCGTTCGTAGGCTTCTTTTTTTTCACGAACCCGCGCCGCCATGTGCTCAAGGACTTCGCTGCCCATCGTTTTTACGGCTCCTTTGTGTGCCTTTTAAGCTTTTCAAGAGAGAGGAAATTCCAGCTCCGATTTGAGGTCCCTTTCCATAAGGTCCCAGACGGCCTGGCGAGGATCTTTCTTTTCCTGTAGGATCTTATACATTTGTTCGCAGATGGGCATTTCCACGTTCATCTTTTTGGCCAGCGCATAGACGGAGGTGCAGGTTCGAATCCCTTCCGCCACCATTGTCATGTCCGCCAAAATTTCCTCAAGCGATTCCCCACGTCCCAAGCGAAATCCCACCGTGCGGTTACGGCTTAAGTCCCCGGTGCAGGTGAGAAGCAGATCCCCGATGCCTGAAAGGCCCGCAAAGGTCAGGGGATGTGCCCCCAAACGGACCCCCAGCCGAGTAATCTCCGCCAGACCTCGTGTGATAAGAGCCGCTCGAGTATTGAGGCCGTAACCTAAGCCATCGCAGACTCCTGCGGCAATGGCGATAACGTTTTTCAAAGCACCGGCCAGTTCTACACCCACTTTGTCCGGACTTGTGTACACTCGAAAATAAGGCGTGTGAAAAACGTGCTGAACCTCTTTAGCCGTTTCCAAATCTTCGGCGGCCACGGTGACAGCCGTCGGCGTCTTTTCCATCACTTCACGGGCAAAGGAAGGCCCTGCCAGAGTGACCACACGGACTCCCAAGGATTCCGGCAGAAGTTCTTTCCAGATTCCGGACATGGTCAGAAGCGTTTCGTTTTCGATGCCTTTGGTGGCGGAAACAATTACCGCGTTCTTTTCCAGATAGGGGATCATTTGAACCGCCACCGATCGATAAACATGGGAAGGCACCACCATCACCAGCAAACGCCGCCCTCGCGTGACTTCCTCGATATCTCCCGACGCATCAATCCGTTCACTCAAAGTAAACCCGGAAAGATATAGTGTGTTTTCCCTGGTTTTTTGAATGGCTTTAACCAGGTCCTTTTCAAAGACCCACAAGGACACCGCGTAACCTTTTTCGGCTAAAAGATGAGCCAGAGTGGTCCCCCAGCTTCCAGCTCCAATAACCCCTATGCGATTTATGCGGCTCACAGAGATGTCTCCTCCTCATCCGCTTCCGCCACCACCGCTACGTCCACAATTTCTTCCGAAGCGTCCAAGTCCATGAGCTTGACACCTTGGGTGGATCGACCCATCTCTCGAATGTCCTGGACTCTCAGGCGAATCAGTCGGCCCGTGTTGGTGATCAGGAGCACCTCATCCTCTTCTCGAACCTGACGAAACGCCACCACTTCACCGTTCTTCTCGGTGATGCGCAGATTCAAGACCCCCTGACCCCCTCGACCCTGCACCCTGTACTCCGAAGAGGAGGTTCTTTTTCCAAAACCCTTGCGCGTCACAACCAGCATGGAGGAGCCTTCTTCGATGGTGTCCATGCCCACCAACGTGCTTCCTGCCAGTTCCATGGCCTTGACTCCTCGAGCCTCCCTGCCCATAGGCCGCACAGTCTCCTCAGAAATACGAATGCATTTTCCGGCGCGCGTCATGAAGAAGAGATCCTTCTTGCCGTCCGTCATGCAGGCTGCAATCAGTTCATCCCCTTCATCGATACCTATGGCACGTATGCCAGTGCTGCGCGGATTGGCAAAAGCTCTCAGTTCCGTTTTCTTGACCACGCCGTTTCTCGTGGCCATAACCACGAAGCCGTCCTGGTCGAAATTCTTCACCGGCATGACCGTTGCCACCCTTTCGCCTTCCTGCAATGGCAACAGGTTCACAATGGCCTTTCCCATGGATGCCGGCCCCACTTCGGGTATGGCATACACTTTCAGCCAATAGACACGCCCTTGGGACGTAAAGACCAACAGGTAGTCGTGGGTTGAAGCGGTAAACAGAGCCCGCACAAAGTCTTGTTCGCGAATACTCATGCCGGTTCGGCCTTTGCCTCCGCGCCTCTGACTTCGGTAGGTGTCCACCGGCGTTCTTTTCACATAGCCTGCATGGGAAATGGTGACGACCACCTCTTTTTCGTGAATAAGATCTTCCAAGGAAACATCCCGGGCCTCGCCCAGGATTTCCGTTCGGCGGGCATCTCCGTACGTTTCCATGATCTCCTGAAGCTCCTGATGGATCAACTCGTCCACCAAGGCCGAAGACGCCAAAATGGCTCGAAACCGTTCAATATCCTTGAGCAATTGTTCGTATTCGTTCAAGATTTTTTCTCTTTCCAGAGCCGTCAATCTCTGCAAGCGCATATCCAGAATAGCCTGGGCCTGGACCTCGCTGAGCTCCAAAAAGGTCATCAATCTTTCCTTGGCCGCTGCAGGGTTGGGAGCCGATCGAATCCATTGAATGACCTGGTCCAAATGATCCAAAGCCTTCTTTAAGCCTTCCAAAACATGGGCCCTTTTTTCCGCCTGCTGCAGTTCGTAACGGGTCCTTCGCACCACCACGTCACGACGAAAATTTAAAAAGTGTTCCAGAAGGCTTTTTAGATCCAGAAGTTCCGGACGATTATTGACCACGGCCAACAAGGTGACTCCAAAGGTGGATTCCACGGCCGTGAACTTATAAAGCTGGTTCTCAACCACCTGAGGGTTTTCTCCAGCCTTGAGCGAAAGGACAATACGCATGCCTTCGCGACTGGATTCGTCGCGAATGTCTTGAATCCCCTGAATCCTTTTTTCTTTCACCAGCTCGGCGATGCGTTCCAAGAGCCTGGCTTTGTTCACTTGAAAAGGCAATTCCGTGATAAGGATCTGGCGTCTTTTGCCTGTTTCCTCAATTTCCACTCGTCCACGGACGCGAATGAGACCGCGGCCCGTCTCATAGGCTTCCCGAATGCCCTCGGTTCCCACGATAAAGCCGCCTGTAGGGAAATCAGGCCCGGGAATGTAACGCATCAGGTCCCGAACGCCGGCTTCGGGGTTTTTGAGAAGCCACTGAAGAGCGCGGCACAGTTCCG
Proteins encoded in this window:
- a CDS encoding NAD(P)H-dependent glycerol-3-phosphate dehydrogenase gives rise to the protein MSRINRIGVIGAGSWGTTLAHLLAEKGYAVSLWVFEKDLVKAIQKTRENTLYLSGFTLSERIDASGDIEEVTRGRRLLVMVVPSHVYRSVAVQMIPYLEKNAVIVSATKGIENETLLTMSGIWKELLPESLGVRVVTLAGPSFAREVMEKTPTAVTVAAEDLETAKEVQHVFHTPYFRVYTSPDKVGVELAGALKNVIAIAAGVCDGLGYGLNTRAALITRGLAEITRLGVRLGAHPLTFAGLSGIGDLLLTCTGDLSRNRTVGFRLGRGESLEEILADMTMVAEGIRTCTSVYALAKKMNVEMPICEQMYKILQEKKDPRQAVWDLMERDLKSELEFPLS
- the gyrA gene encoding DNA gyrase subunit A codes for the protein MSLPTVNIEDEIKLSYLDYAMSVIIGRALPDVRDGLKPVHRRVLYAMYELKNDYNKPYKKSARIVGDVIGKYHPHGDAAVYDTIVRMAQDFSMRYPLVDGQGNFGSIDGDPPAAMRYTEIRMARLAHEFLQDIEKETVDFLPNYDNSLKEPSVLPTRVPNLLLNGASGIAVGMATNIPPHNITELCRALQWLLKNPEAGVRDLMRYIPGPDFPTGGFIVGTEGIREAYETGRGLIRVRGRVEIEETGKRRQILITELPFQVNKARLLERIAELVKEKRIQGIQDIRDESSREGMRIVLSLKAGENPQVVENQLYKFTAVESTFGVTLLAVVNNRPELLDLKSLLEHFLNFRRDVVVRRTRYELQQAEKRAHVLEGLKKALDHLDQVIQWIRSAPNPAAAKERLMTFLELSEVQAQAILDMRLQRLTALEREKILNEYEQLLKDIERFRAILASSALVDELIHQELQEIMETYGDARRTEILGEARDVSLEDLIHEKEVVVTISHAGYVKRTPVDTYRSQRRGGKGRTGMSIREQDFVRALFTASTHDYLLVFTSQGRVYWLKVYAIPEVGPASMGKAIVNLLPLQEGERVATVMPVKNFDQDGFVVMATRNGVVKKTELRAFANPRSTGIRAIGIDEGDELIAACMTDGKKDLFFMTRAGKCIRISEETVRPMGREARGVKAMELAGSTLVGMDTIEEGSSMLVVTRKGFGKRTSSSEYRVQGRGGQGVLNLRITEKNGEVVAFRQVREEDEVLLITNTGRLIRLRVQDIREMGRSTQGVKLMDLDASEEIVDVAVVAEADEEETSL
- a CDS encoding HAMP domain-containing sensor histidine kinase; this encodes MGSEVLEHMAARVREKKEAYERYNFERLQEEAFATFFDLAQEFTSLENLYLICITVPKEFFGLESRLYVLDHKTGRLEKVCTSEEGLIEGRERTRGVPTLSENIAETDHSYILPIRGNVALTQWLPLTGQSPILGLFEIYPKERIDEKELFFLEKFSNRIGYNLHQKLLFQQNIQHIKFINQLVADIEHNVISPNLYYKLFLIRLKKSLEDYRKVQEELRDLIMFIQTDDSSLCRELCELYHSLATHNDVLEEEYQALKKHYEHSSLFLETLLRRDHFEKGTYVLRRQPCNFRTEIIQPILERYQPLFAKAGIMVDNKLEDIPDEEVTLLVDKGLISQVFENLFSNALKYTREVEDSRGQKIKFVSYHRKILKNHFGEGVHGVQFSIFTTGQPLSAEEAKRLFDEGFRASNVGRERGTGHGLHFVKNVVEIHGGEVGCEPKKYGNTIYFILPLKEPQEVPSSESP